In Quercus robur chromosome 11, dhQueRobu3.1, whole genome shotgun sequence, the following proteins share a genomic window:
- the LOC126704583 gene encoding polygalacturonase-1 non-catalytic subunit beta-like — MMHTKLSPMTSLLLFISLSSLTVGSTGENPFTPKTYLIRYWKKEIQNNQAKPIFLLSKASPLSATESASFSKLAAQNALSSRFSAFCASANLLCFPDSLPSTFGQKVSTEVVLQKNYGDSAIDSMDVVLQKNYGDSAVDSMDVVLQKNYGDSAIDSATTKGGSGRFFRESMLKKGKVIPMPDISDKFPERSFLPRSISSKQPFSTLKVSELKHIFHAGDNSTMEIMIVKSLSECKRAPNPGETKRCVSSAEDMIDFAVSVLGRNIDILTMKNVNGSKQSIMIGSIEGINGGKVTDSVTCHQLLFPYLLYYCHSVPKVRVYQVDILDPNSKAKLNNGVVICHLNTSGWNPTHEAFLALGSAPGRIEVCHWVYQNDVTWTVVD; from the exons atgatgcacACAAAACTCAGCCCCATGACTTCTCTCCTcctttttatctctctctcatctctcact GTTGGGTCCACTGGTGAAAACCCATTCACCCCGAAAACCTATCTGATACGGTATTGGAAAAAAGAGATCCAAAACAACCAAGCCAAGCCAATCTTTCTCCTATCCAAGGCGTCTCCATTGAGTGCAACTGAGTCAGCCAGTTTCTCCAAACTCGCCGCCCAGAATGCTCTCTCCTCTCGGTTCTCGGCCTTCTGTGCCTCCGCGAACCTCCTCTGCTTCCCCGATTCATTACCATCAACGTTTGGCCAAAAAGTCTCTACCGAGGTAGTCCTCCAAAAAAACTATGGCGACTCTGCCATCGACTCTATGGATGTAGTCCTCCAAAAAAACTATGGCGACTCTGCCGTCGACTCTATGGATGTAGTCCTCCAAAAAAACTATGGCGACTCTGCCATCGACTCTGCCACCACCAAGGGTGGCTCCGGCAGATTTTTTCGGGAGTCTATGTTAAAGAAAGGGAAGGTGATACCAATGCCGGACATTAGCGATAAATTTCCTGAAAGGTCATTTCTGCCTCGGTCGATTTCGTCAAAACAGCCATTTTCCACGCTGAAAGTCTCTGAGCTGAAGCACATTTTTCATGCGGGTGATAATTCGACTATGGAGATTATGATAGTTAAGTCCTTAAGTGAGTGCAAGAGGGCTCCAAACCCTGGCGAGACCAAGCGGTGCGTGTCCTCGGCTGAGGACATGATCGACTTTGCAGTTTCAGTGTTGGGTCGAAACATTGACATTCTAACGATGAAGAATGTAAATGGGTCAAAGCAGAGTATAATGATTGGATCAATCGAAGGGATCAATGGTGGGAAAGTCACGGACTCAGTCACTTGTCATCAGCTATTGTTTCCCTACCTTCTTTATTACTGTCATTCGGTTCCAAAGGTTCGGGTCTACCAAGTGGATATACTTGATCCGAATTCTAAGGCTAAGCTCAATAACGGCGTCGTCATCTGTCACTTGAACACATCGGGTTGGAACCCGACTCATGAAGCTTTCTTGGCTCTAGGGTCGGCTCCGGGACGGATTGAGGTTTGCCACTGGGTTTACCAGAATGACGTAACGTGGACAGTTGTTGACTAG
- the LOC126704696 gene encoding uncharacterized protein LOC126704696 → MDALYCLPRYLFSKKPIGRPGSDAFISTGFNNWKKVKDGMNCPLIRHEGKEPNSPHKIAVKCCEDLKNYSRHIDKLIEKQTSKELENNQLRLKTSIECARWLAFQACAFRGHDESLDSKNRGNFIELIKFTLTFNDKVASVVLENAPGNAKYTSPTIQKEILHILASNVRNAIREEIGDAKFCILVDEAWDESKREQMAIILRFVDKEGFIKERFFHVVHVRDTTALTLKNKICAVLSRYNLHIENIRDQGYDGASNMRGEWNGLQALFLKDCPYAYYVHCMAHRLQLALVTASREVKDVHQFFDHLVNIINIVVGSSKRNDELQHAQAEQVENMIASNEIETGRGANQIGTLQRAGDTRWGSHFQSICSLIKMFDATCKVINTISEEEANYKQCGDAEGAYQVLTSFEFILILHLMKEIMGITNVLCQALQQHSQDLLNAMHLVSTTKSLIQKLRDDGWEPLLASVISFCEQHEIDIPNMNAHYTKGRGRYRRQDDDLTMEHHFRIGIFIVAIDFQLQELKSRFCELITELVILSSALNPKDAFRLFKIVDICNLVKKYYPQDFTKHEQELLESQLQHYELDVIKHPDFQNMSTISELCRGLKISGKSKIYFLIDRLIRLVLTLSVSTATTERAFSVMKLLKTRLRNRMEDELLADNMIVYIKKEIAGNFTIEMIMDEFYSMKNRRQA, encoded by the coding sequence ATGGATGCGTTATATTGTCTACCTCGCTACCTTTTTAGTAAGAAACCAATAGGTCGTCCCGGATCAGATGCATTCATTTCAACAGGttttaataattggaaaaaggtGAAAGATGGAATGAATTGTCCTTTAATTCGTCATGAAGGGAAAGAACCAAACTCCCCACATAAAATTGCTGTGAAATGTTGCGAGGATTTAAAGAATTATTCACGACATATTGACAAGCTAATTGAGAAACAAACGTCAAAAGAATTAGAGAATAATCAGTTGCGGCTCAAAACCTCAATAGAGTGTGCTCGATGGCTAGCATTCCAAGCTTGTGCTTTTAGAGGTCATGATGAAAGCCTTGATTCAAAAAATAGaggtaattttattgaattgataAAATTCACATTAACTTTCAATGACAAAGTAGCTAGTGTTGTCTTGGAAAATGCTCCAGGAAATGCCAAATATACATCACCCACAATTCAAAAGGAGATTTTGCATATTCTTGCTAGTAATGTGCGAAATGCTATTCGTGAAGAAATTGGGGATGCAAAATTCTGCATTCTTGTTGATGAAGCCTGGGATGAGTCGAAGAGAGAGCAAATGGCCATCATTTTGAGGTTTGTTGATAAAGAAGGTTTCATTAAAGAGCGTTTCTTTCATGTTGTGCATGTTAGAGACACTACTGCATTGACTTTAAAGAATAAGATATGTGCTGTCCTTTCTCGTTACAACCTCCACATTGAAAATATTCGAGATCAAGGATATGATGGGGCTAGTAACATGCGTGGTGAATGGAATGGATTACAAGctctttttcttaaagattGCCCATATGCTTATTATGTACATTGTATGGCTCATAGGTTGCAATTAGCTCTAGTTACAGCATCTAGAGAAGTAAAAGATGTTCATCAATTCTTTGATCATTTGGTTAATATTATCAATATTGTTGTTGGTTCTAGTAAGCGTAATGATGAATTGCAACATGCTCAAGCAGAACAAGTTGAGAATATGATTGCTTCTAATGAAATTGAGACTGGAAGAGGTGCAAACCAGATTGGTACTTTGCAACGAGCTGGAGATACTAGGTGGGGATCtcattttcaatctatttgtAGTTTGATTAAAATGTTTGATGCTACTTGCAAAGTTATCAACACTATCTCTGAGGAAGAGGCTAACTATAAACAATGCGGTGATGCCGAGGGAGCTTATCAGGTATTAacatcatttgaatttattttaatcttacaTTTGATGAAAGAGATAATGGGAATTACTAATGTTctttgtcaagctttgcaaCAACATTCTCAAGACCTTTTAAATGCCATGCATTTAGTTTCAACTACAAAATCACTTATTCAAAAGTTGAGAGATGATGGATGGGAGCCTTTACTTGCTAGTGTTATATCATTTTGTGAGCAACATGAAATTGATATTCCTAATATGAATGCTCATTACACTAAAGGTCGAGGTAGATATCGTCGTCAAGATGACGATTTAACAATGGAACATCATTTTAGAATTGGCATATTTATAGTTGCAATAGACTTTCAATTGCAAGAATTGAAAAGTAGATTTTGTGAGCTAATAACGGAACTTGTCATTCTTAGTTCAGCTTTAAATCCCAAGGATGCTTTTAGATTattcaaaattgttgatataTGCAATTTGGTTAAGAAATATTATCCTCAAGATTTcactaaacatgaacaagaACTTTTGGAGTCTCAATTGCAACATTATGAGCTTGATGTGATAAAACATCCAGATTTTCAGAATATGAGTACAATTTCCGAGCTATGTAGGGGATTAAAAATTTCAGGAAAgtctaaaatctattttttgattgatagaCTTATTCGTCTTGTGTTGACCCTTTCAGTTTCTACGGCAACTACAGAACGAGCTTTCTCAGTTATGAAGTTGTTAAAAACAAGACTTCGCAATAGAATGGAGGATGAGCTTTTGGCAGATAATATGATAGTTTATATAAAGAAGGAAATTGCAGGGAATTTCACtatagagatgataatggatgaattttattccatgaaaaatcGTCGTCAGGCATGA